Below is a genomic region from Thunnus albacares chromosome 4, fThuAlb1.1, whole genome shotgun sequence.
CCACTCATTGTATCTCAGAATATCATTAACTTTCTAAAGTGAAGCCGAATAAGACTGAGGTGGAGATTGCTACAATGAACTTAAGCACAATCTTATTTTTTGGACTCAGCAAATCACAAAATGACCTGAAATGTACAAGGGGGGTAGACAAAATAACAGAGACAGCTTCCAatatgcaatccaatacaaacACATCATAAAACTTGGCCTTGAgtgaaaagtttgacattttgggaaatatttcaATGAGAAGATCAATTGATTgtggtatcaatcctctcaGCTGACTCTCAGCTAGAAAGCAAAGCGTATTTCTCTGTTAAAACCAACCATCTAGTTGAGTCTTGACAAAAACTGATCATAAGCTTCAGAAATAAAGGATTTATTGTTGGACTTATTGTATTGAATTGCATATATTACAATGTCCTCCTGATAATGTGTCtacctcctgtctctctctagtTTAAACTGATTTAACTTTCTGATCCATCCTGACTGTTAACATGTCCGACCCTCAGAGCCTCCCATTTGGTCCTGATCAGACCCAGGCGTGGATGCTGCCCGCCCAGTCCAGCAGCCGCCCTCGGTACCAGGCACGTGTGATGGGCTGAATGAGAAGCAGGAGTCGAAACCTTCGGAGCAGCCCACAGAAGATTGCGGCCGCCACGACCACAAGCGGCGACATCATCACAAAGCCCAGGATGATGAGGGCGGAGCAGCTGTTGTCGTCAAGGTAACGGCAGATGGCAGAACGGGCGTCAAGGACCTATGAGGACAAACACAGGGGGGATCATAACAGTAGACAGAAGGACTCCGGATGACATGATGGACATTTACGAGCAGGAGCTGTTCCTCCTCTGTCACAAAGCACAGAGGTAGGATTTGTCATTCACTAGGTGTGATtagtgtgtgcacgtgtgtgtttgcatatgctCAGGGTGCAGAAGTGAGACCGTGTGGGTAGCGGGGTGTGACAGAGTCTCTCCCAGCCTCCCTCTACAGTTCAGATAAGAACTGGCTCAGAGCTGTCGGTAACCCTCTGAGCTGTCAATCACCTGCGACAGCCAGCGGGAGggagaagatgaaaaagatgaaaaagggCAGAAAGAGGGCAAAAACAATGAAcagatgaggagagaaaaagcgAGAGGTGAGATCAGGGTGCACATGAGGTCAGCAGCTGAAAGTCACAGCTGCAGAAATGCACACTGGCATCCCTACAAGAGCAAACACCAgggttatacacacacacacacacacacacacacacacacacacacacacatacatacatacatacatacatagagtACAAGCACATTATCTCCTTTTTTCTGtaaaactcacaaacacactcagacacatacTCAAAATGATTTGATTATGTCTGAAGCCTTTTCGGGTTAAACAATTTCCTATTGTAAGCTTTTTTCAAAAGGAAGTTCACCTCTTACAGTGTACCCTAGCAACAGTAGTGTTtaccactcacacacacacacacacacacacgcacacacacacacacacatacaaacacacacacacatgtctgtCAAGTGCACACTGTTTTCACTGAGTGCATTTTCCAAGTGTTGTCAGTGAGTCTGTGCACAGCTGGTGCTGGCATCAAACCAGACAGCCTTGTCTTCTCAGTGGGCCCCTCTCTCCATGTTCAGTCTGTCGTCACAATGAGGAGAATTCTTTGATTGACATTGTCTGTAATTGTTTGCTCTGAACTGACATTTGCTCTGCCCTAATCATGATTATTGTCTCATTGCACGCACACACTTTGCATGTTCTTAATTTGTCTGCTCTGTCATATGCTTCTCTGCCTCCGGAAACCAAATCATTCATAACCGAGACAACCAAGGCCACCAGCAGAAGGACCAATTGTATCAGAGATGGCCTGTCAGAAGGTGGGGTGAGGTGAGCCAAGGAAAGAGCTGTAGATCTTCACAGGATGATTTGGCATGATGCCTCTACTGGTGATCTGTCAGCTCACCGTGTAACACAAAAAATGAGCCGCACCCGTCTCCTCACCTCTTAACcaaaaacactgtcagacaGGCTCCAACATCTAAGTTTGGACTTAATGTCCTTTGGATGGACATCTTGTTCACAATAAACAGCAATAAGAACATCATAAAGAATAAGCCTAAATACCTTTGTTGAGAGGATTTTAGGTGTAGGCGTATAACTTATGTTGCCAAGACTTTCCCTTAAGGCTCTGCTTATCTGTTTATTTCCAACAGAGGCTCCAGGCATCCGTGCCACTTTTATTAAGAGATTAACCTGCCATTCTCCACAAATTACATTGCCTAAACTTCCAGTAAAGTTAAAGGAGACGGAGTGGGCAGGAGTAGTGCAATTCCTCCTTGTCAAAGATTGGTAATATACATCATGTTGGAGCAGAGCACTGTCCTCTTAAACCTACATTAGGTcattttttggccatttggaggcaacagaaacaagttgtaaacacaacattgacacaatcatttttaaagctgatacagtaaaaatgttagCAGATGGTTGCTTATTTCTGGCCACCTTTTGAacgtaagtccaatattcactctcctttagcaCTGTTTTGTTCTTCCGAAATTCCTGTGGGAAATATgtggttctttagctgctaaatgctagACAATTTTCACCAGCtaatcactaactttgtctgtctgctgtcatgctgaaaacagcttcctgctgtgAAGGAAAATGGCgctgatgagagcggtgagagtgaaccatAACAACAAAGTTGAGGGctgtaaaagcaaaacaaagagctgaaaaacGAAGCAACACTCCATAGAGCTCAGGGTAACTGCAGAGTTTGGTGATATTCTCTTTGGGTTTGTCACTAAAAGCAACACCTTTCACTTCAAGTAGTTATTTGATCTACTGTTATTATGAAATATTGATAAAGCTGCTATTGGTATAATTGCTTTAATGGCCCTCAACACAGGCACAAAAGTTTTTCTCGTTTCTTCATATTCTCATTCCTTAAGACTGACTGTTTTAACTTTGACTTATTTGTTGCAAATGATGACAACATCTCCAAAACCTTTATATTAACCTGTGGGGTTCCTCAAGGATCAATTTTAGGACCACTTCTTTTTAATCTGTTACCCTTGGGTGAGATGTCATCAGGAGACACAGCATCTCTGTCCATAGTTGTGGTGAtgacacacagttttatgtctcCTGATGACACAGGACTAATTGATTCTCTTTATAGACCTTATTTAGATATGAATGTCTGGATGTCACAAAACTTTTTACAGCTCAACCaggataaaactgaaattttagTCATAGGTTCTAaggctcagagagagaaattggTCATAAAATTAAATTCCCTTTGACTTACCCTGAGCAAACAAGCAAGTAACCTTGGTGTGGTCTTTGACTCAGAACTGAATTTTAAGGCTCATGTGGGGTTTGTCACCAAATCTTCTTTTTATCACCTCAAAAATATTGCTAAAGTGCaaccatttctctctctgagtgaCACAGAAAGACCAATGGACACTTTTAAATCGAGCAGGCTGGACTATTGTAATGCTCTCCTATCTGGTCTACAGAAAAAAGTTATAAATCAACTACAGCTGATTCGGAACTTTACAGCACGAGTGCTGACTGGGACCAGTAGAAGACAAAACATTACACCTGTTTCAGAGTCTTGACATTGGTTCCCTGTCAGTTTCcatattgattttaatttttttttacttgtttttaaaacacatcatgGTCTTGCACCAGCCTACATGTCTCAGATGCCTACAGTGTATGAACCAGTACGGCCCCTCAGGTCCTCGGACACAAATCTTTTAGTTGTTCCAAAGTGAAGGACTGAAACCTTTGATGACGCAGCTTTTAGCTCTTATACTCTGAGCTGCATGGGGGACTTTACATGGGGGAAGAAAAGTAGGAAAGTTTCCTGCCAGAGACCACTTAGACCACTTTTGATTGGGACGCAGCAGGGACATTGCGTAGCATATGTCTCAGACGACTAGGTCGGGGGGGTGCCCCAATTACATGGTTTTAAGGACACATCCAGCATAGTGATTAGTAGTGCAGGGTTGCCATGGGTGACCAAATCAAAATTTGATACTTATAAGGTTATTGGTGGATAAACAGTAGCATTGATGGAAAGTATTGTGATATTTTGGAGAACAAAATTGTACCGTGATGAGGAAGCCAAGtatcaatattttattatatttattttattagcatattaacattttaaaatgcattgaaTCTTGTTCTAAATACATATAGTAGTGTAGTTACCCAAACACTATactctgtatgtttgtttccAGTAAATCTGtaatgttaataaatgttttgtagTTTGACAAGGTTATTCAATCTTGtctacttttgtttttcacatttgttaCCTTTATTAGACAGTGACAGTAAAgatacagagaggaaacatggggagagagagagggtttgACATGCAAGTACTTCCTGATCAGAATAAAAGTTTGTGTTTAAATGACATGCCTCTTAACCTCTAGGCCACTGGATGTGCCCACTCCTTTCCATATGACAAACCCATTTGTTGAGAGGCAAGTGAGTGAAAAATCTTTGAGGGCATaatttgcagcaaaaaatctgataaattgtaAAACATCACATATCTTTTTGGACAACTCAACTAtcagaaatcattaaaaaaaatcacaatatttcactggtGCTTAATTGAAAGACGCTGTACCATGATTCTTCCCACCAGTAAACAGTATCCTGTAATAGCATAGTCTTGATTCTTTGCTAGTGTCTACATCAGCTCAGTATCTTGCAGCTAAGCATGCAGAGGCAGGATTATCTGAGATGCAGCTATAACTTTACAACCTGCATTTCGGAGACCTATATCCCGTCAACTCTCCTGTCAAGTCTCCTGCTACAAAgacaataaacaacagaataatATCCACAGTATAACCACAGTGCTGCTGACAACTCACCCTGGAGTGGCAGAGGAAACCAACATAGAGCAGCAGCATCGCAGGCAGCAGCACCACGCAGAAGACCACAGCCAGGAGCAGAGCACTGGCTAAGATGACGCATAGGTTCCAGAGAATGAGACCTGCCCCACAGGCCACGCAGCCGCACCTGCCCCTGCGGCTGCCCCATGCGCTGCCTCCACTGTGGGCCACGGGAGGGGGCAGCATCTTCACTCCTTCCCCGATCCAGAGCtgctcctctttttcctcctcaccTGAACCCCCGTCATCCAGGTCTACGTCCATACCACACAtctgagagacaaagagatgTTTTCAGGAAAGGTTTGAAGCTTGAGGGTGACGTCTGGTTACTTAACTGGCACATTCTTGATCTGTAAGCCTCATTACTTTATTGAATGCAAAAGAGATGTGACAACCACAAAATGATAAGATGCTGTGTTGTTTCCTGTGGACTGTGAGCCCATGTTGTCCCCATTTAAGTGGTGTGAGTAGTGAAAAGAACTGATGAAAAACAAGTCTTTAAAATATCTGCATTTGATTTTTCTTAGTTTGTCATCACTCTCATGTTTAATCACACCCCCAAAACACCTTAAGTGTGCCCTTATTCTCCAGACTGGCTGCCGATTGCTTCAGCTGAATCTGATTTTTGCATGCATGTTGAATTTTAAAACCTTAAATAAGAATAGTAACCCCTGTCCGCTCTCTGCCCTCTGATTTTTTCCGATAACTCATTAGACAATGTAAATGAGGAACCTATAGCTtgactttacacacacacacacagacccactTAACTGTCTTCCCATCGCTCCTCTGATCAATCTCATCGATCAGGGCTTTGTCACTAAAGCCCGGACTGTCTGTCAATACGATTGAATCAGTCCAAAACCTGAACAACCTGCTGCTAAGCTGCAGAGACAAACCAGGACAGATGAGCATCATACTGGATTCAAAACATGCTCTGGTCCTCAGTGCAGCCTcagcaaagcttttttttaatcctttgCTTTTCGTCAGATACCCAGCTGTTCTTTTATCTTTGATAGTTAGAATAATGTGTATTTTGggttcatattttattttagactTTGCTACTCTGCTTTTTCTCTCAAGAAACAGTTAAACCACGAACATTAACTACATGCATATGATGGAGTTGCCCAATGTAAGGATATAACAGAGCGTTAAATCAATAATTATTGCCTACCTTGAAGTGTAAATCCCGTTAATCCCTCGAGCGTTCTTGTTGAAATCGTCTCTCAGAGATCGTCCCGGAGCTCCTAGATTCCGtgcaaaatcaaataaatacttATAGTgccaggttttgttttttgtttttgtttttttgcagcagcagcagcagcggagaGAAGCACCTGTGAGTTGAACCCTGCGCTGCCGGAGTGATGCTGATGCGAGGACCGAGCGACCCCGGGCCGCGCGCACCACTGCCCCGTGCGCGCTCACGCGGCCGCAGAGcagttaaacacacaaaaaaacaactattgtataagaaattaaaatgtatttttgttttcagttttgtaacAGGACACACGCGGACACATCTCCACACCGCCTCACTGTTGTTGCTCCAATATACCTGCAAaaattttaatgacaaaatgatgagaaaagATTGAGGAGCACAAAGGGGTGGGGTATCAGACACCCACGTCATTGTTCTACATTTTCTGGCATATATATCTGTTATAGACATGTAGGCCTACATAAATATATAGGCCTACAACTTTGGGTCCCCAGAACCAcacttttttgtccttttgatAGATCTTTCATTCATAAATGGGCAGGTGCACCTCTTACCTTCAGGTGATTGGCTGCAGAGAATCAGTTCCAAAATCAGTTTATTAACAACTGTACACTTCATGGAGTGTTGTTAAAAGCATGGTTTATCACAAAATGAGTAACTAAATACCATTTATTAATGGAATACAATACAATAGTATAATAACATTATCATCAAATAGAAATGATAAACAACCAACCAAATGGATTTTCACAGCCTGGCAACCAAAGACTTGTTCTTGTTAATGGCTTTTAGCTGATACATAAACCATTAGCAAATGCCATTAAGTAAGCCATTAGTTACAACtcaaaggataggttcacagtttttcaagtctgtctttaaacaaccaTCAAGTGctcatatgaacattgaaagttTAGGCATGAGGCTGCTGCAATCATCCTCATGCTTAAACCATCAagcgctttcaatgtaagtggtgggcaacaaaatccacaagtcctcattttgagaaaaaaaaaaatatttaaaagtttatctgaggctaatGTGAGGCTTAAGCCATCCAAATTTAcctctttttttgttactatccttccactgcagctgaacagccCCAAAGAGAGAGCTTGTGCCAAACCTGGAAGATATCcaattgatttgactaatttggatgggCCGCACTTTTACATTagcttcatataaacttttaaatacatttgcataaaaagagaactgtggattttgtcccccatcactacTACTTTCTCTCTTAATTTGGACACCTGCCGacttttaagacagatttgaaaaattgtgaccaTATCCTTTAAAAACCCTCTATAAAGTGTTCCTTATTAGAAAATGGTGCTATTTCTGTAAGCTTAAATATGTACTAAATGGTTGTGAAATTTCATAAAGGGCAAAGTTCTGGATCCAGTGCATACTTTCTAGATAAGCTGGTTGGCAATGGACAGCATATTAGTTCTTCTAACCTTTAACAGTTCATTCTATAGAGCCAATACAGAACATTTCTTACaactaaattaaaattaaaagctgCTCGTAGACTAGACCTGTTCATCTTCTTATCTGTCTGGTCAAGTGATCTCTGGTTTACACAAGTAAATGTACGTCAGTGTTGTCAGATAATCAGATAACAGCCCAAGAAAATGGGATTAAGATGTGCTCATTGCTAGAggtcacacatacagtaaagagTAAGCACCGGGTCTCACTCTTTGCACTCTGCTGCATGGAGAGAAATTATGAGTTTATTTTAAACTTGTTGAAAGATGATAATATCCATCGAGGCcggtctgtgtgtctgtaagtgTTAAAAGGGAAAAAACTACATCAAAGGTTGATAAACAAGTTGATAAATGACAATAAGCCGTGACATGTTCAGAAATGTTCCTCTGAGTTCTCCCCTCTGCAGTCTGCCTCTCACTAACCTCGGAGCATCGTCAGCTGTGTGGCAGTGAGATAAGGAGATGATCGATTTGTTTTGCAGCGCAGACAGACAGTCAACCTTTCGCTGTTCTAATTTAATTACTCAGAActcagaagagagaaaagatgggAGGATATGTGACACGCAGTTGACGAGAAATGGAAGGAAAGATCTCGTCTGGACGTAGCGAGATGGAGA
It encodes:
- the LOC122980213 gene encoding transmembrane protein 88, with the protein product MCGMDVDLDDGGSGEEEKEEQLWIGEGVKMLPPPVAHSGGSAWGSRRGRCGCVACGAGLILWNLCVILASALLLAVVFCVVLLPAMLLLYVGFLCHSRVLDARSAICRYLDDNSCSALIILGFVMMSPLVVVAAAIFCGLLRRFRLLLLIQPITRAWYRGRLLDWAGSIHAWV